A single window of Granulicella mallensis MP5ACTX8 DNA harbors:
- a CDS encoding bifunctional folylpolyglutamate synthase/dihydrofolate synthase has translation MTYPEALNQLASMGPELRTDKTGGPPRKFSLDHIGALLEALGNPQRNFASVLIAGTNGKGSTASTLASISNAAGLRTGLYTSPHLLRVNERIRLSAGDKLAEIADDDFAHSFTRVDNAANALVEIGSLPHYPSFFEILTAAAFFYFSEQKVELAILEVGLGGRLDATNIVEPLISVITDIGIDHTDYLGDTLTLIATEKAGILRDNGVLVTLSQHPEANAVIGEIAVAKNVRGVDAARCLPPRELETGHRAQGPGFRGLSSPLAPNRYDLSIDGEILHIDSPLAGQHQQRNLALAVATAIELRTNHGFAISNAAIEQGVRATEWPGRLEWIPSRKGHAPLLLDVAHNPAGAWTLRAALAQLPEAMPRTLIFSCLADKQIDEMAQVLLPLFDSTSGDPARVRDHVVLAPIQNPRAASVDDLLAAAHRLDVPAHAAPHLPGALAQAEAITPPEGVIVATGSVFLVGELRALVLAE, from the coding sequence GTGACCTACCCCGAAGCACTGAACCAATTAGCCTCCATGGGCCCTGAGCTGCGCACGGACAAGACCGGCGGCCCGCCCCGCAAGTTTTCACTCGACCACATCGGTGCGCTGTTGGAAGCGCTTGGTAATCCCCAGCGCAACTTCGCCTCGGTGCTGATCGCAGGCACCAACGGCAAGGGCTCGACCGCCTCCACGCTGGCCTCGATCTCGAATGCCGCAGGCCTGCGCACGGGACTCTATACCTCGCCGCACCTGCTGCGTGTGAACGAACGCATCCGCCTCTCCGCCGGGGACAAACTCGCCGAGATCGCGGACGACGATTTCGCCCACAGCTTTACGCGCGTCGACAATGCCGCCAACGCTCTGGTCGAAATTGGCTCGCTGCCGCACTATCCCAGCTTCTTCGAGATCCTCACCGCCGCTGCCTTCTTCTACTTCAGCGAGCAGAAGGTCGAGCTCGCAATCCTGGAGGTAGGCCTCGGAGGCCGGCTCGACGCGACCAATATCGTCGAGCCGCTGATCTCGGTGATTACCGATATCGGCATCGACCACACCGACTACCTCGGCGATACGCTCACCCTGATCGCCACGGAAAAGGCGGGCATCCTGCGCGACAATGGCGTGCTCGTAACGCTCTCCCAGCATCCCGAAGCCAATGCCGTCATCGGCGAGATCGCGGTTGCCAAAAACGTGCGCGGGGTCGATGCCGCGCGCTGCCTGCCGCCGAGAGAACTGGAGACAGGGCATAGGGCTCAGGGCCCAGGGTTCAGGGGACTCAGTTCGCCGCTGGCGCCCAATCGCTACGATCTTTCCATCGATGGCGAGATCCTGCATATCGACTCGCCACTGGCAGGCCAGCATCAGCAGCGCAACCTTGCGCTGGCTGTGGCAACGGCGATCGAGCTGCGGACGAACCACGGCTTCGCGATCTCGAATGCGGCGATCGAGCAGGGTGTCCGCGCTACCGAGTGGCCGGGACGGCTGGAGTGGATTCCCTCCCGCAAGGGCCACGCTCCGCTGTTGCTTGATGTCGCCCACAATCCCGCCGGAGCGTGGACGCTGCGGGCCGCGCTCGCGCAGCTGCCTGAAGCCATGCCCCGCACTCTGATCTTCTCCTGCCTCGCCGACAAGCAGATCGATGAGATGGCACAGGTACTGCTGCCACTCTTCGACTCCACCTCAGGCGATCCGGCACGGGTGCGCGATCACGTGGTTCTTGCGCCGATTCAGAATCCCCGCGCGGCCAGCGTGGACGATCTGCTCGCTGCAGCACACAGGCTCGACGTGCCCGCCCATGCCGCGCCGCATCTGCCTGGAGCTTTGGCCCAGGCCGAGGCGATTACACCGCCTGAGGGCGTGATCGTGGCCACCGGGTCGGTGTTTCTTGTGGGTGAGTTGAGGGCATTGGTGCTGGCGGAGTAG
- a CDS encoding lysophospholipid acyltransferase family protein, which translates to MPAANETLQPEEHTEREPAPRSPVPFALRWLSYLLLIPLVGIATIFFGTISLACGLWDKDGSQQHFIARQWARVLLRVALSPVTLENAERLRTHKTAVYASNHLSYYDTPVLFAKLPFQFRILAKAPLWKIPFIGWYLDRSGQVPIDQSSARSAITSLGRGVKTLEAGMPLVIFPEGGRAATGELQTMVAGAAWLAIKAQVPLVPLTLVGTYELLPIHVYALRPRPLKLIVGEPISTIGMTTRDAEALTERLRNEIHATYIAHHG; encoded by the coding sequence ATGCCAGCAGCCAATGAAACCCTTCAGCCTGAAGAACACACGGAACGCGAACCCGCGCCGCGTTCACCCGTGCCCTTCGCCCTGCGCTGGCTCTCGTACCTGCTGCTGATCCCGCTGGTCGGGATTGCGACGATCTTCTTCGGCACGATCTCGCTCGCCTGCGGCCTGTGGGACAAGGACGGCAGCCAGCAGCACTTCATCGCCCGCCAGTGGGCGCGCGTGTTGCTGCGGGTCGCGCTCTCGCCGGTTACGCTCGAAAATGCCGAGCGGCTGCGGACACACAAGACCGCCGTCTACGCCAGCAACCATCTCAGCTACTACGACACCCCCGTGCTCTTCGCGAAGCTGCCGTTCCAGTTCCGCATCCTGGCGAAGGCTCCGCTATGGAAGATCCCATTCATCGGCTGGTATCTCGACCGTTCAGGACAGGTGCCCATCGACCAGAGCTCCGCGCGCTCGGCCATCACGAGCCTCGGCCGCGGCGTCAAGACACTGGAAGCCGGGATGCCGCTGGTGATCTTTCCCGAAGGCGGCCGCGCCGCAACGGGTGAGCTGCAGACGATGGTCGCCGGCGCCGCGTGGCTGGCCATCAAGGCCCAGGTGCCGCTCGTTCCGCTAACGCTTGTAGGTACCTATGAGCTATTGCCGATCCATGTGTATGCGCTACGTCCGCGTCCGTTGAAGCTGATCGTCGGCGAGCCGATCTCTACGATCGGCATGACCACACGTGATGCC